In a genomic window of Acetonema longum DSM 6540:
- a CDS encoding (Fe-S)-binding protein codes for MTKDKTALLKEINAIVSQCDRCGSCHLVCPLFAVKDREVCGSRGKINAARALIKGGIAPEAAILEAVEFCLLCGACTDVCASKVKTPDAMMKVRQYLAASSQKSQGYSDTEKQDMERGYQTLVECCKNLPSAKGAQDTKVSYFFGCTARLTSPDSAIQTVKLLASTANVALKNSACCGLPALIRGRIDEYLENTKKNIELYKEANTIVCDCAGCSDVLKKAASYLADDAEWAERGKVFSQKVVSLSEYLAKIGYTPPKKVAEKITYQDPCRLGRNQGIKKAPRDLLKAAGDYVEMPGSDTCCGGSCFFPSDYPEAADALAAKKQASIEKTGASIVATECHRCLGRLKKVAAKSGGKFRAVHISELL; via the coding sequence ATGACTAAAGATAAAACAGCTTTGCTGAAAGAAATTAACGCCATCGTGAGTCAATGCGACCGCTGCGGTTCCTGTCATCTGGTCTGCCCCCTGTTTGCCGTAAAAGACCGGGAGGTTTGCGGCTCACGCGGCAAAATAAACGCAGCCCGCGCGCTGATTAAAGGCGGTATAGCACCGGAAGCCGCTATTCTGGAGGCAGTCGAATTCTGCCTGCTCTGCGGCGCCTGCACCGACGTATGCGCCAGCAAAGTAAAAACCCCGGACGCCATGATGAAGGTCCGACAGTATCTCGCCGCCTCCTCGCAAAAAAGCCAAGGCTACTCTGACACAGAGAAGCAGGATATGGAGCGGGGTTATCAAACCCTGGTCGAATGCTGTAAAAACCTGCCGTCTGCTAAAGGCGCGCAGGATACTAAAGTTTCCTATTTCTTCGGCTGCACTGCGCGGCTGACCAGTCCTGACAGCGCGATTCAGACCGTAAAACTGTTAGCCTCAACTGCCAACGTCGCTTTGAAAAATAGCGCCTGCTGCGGCCTGCCGGCTCTTATTCGCGGCCGTATCGACGAATATCTGGAGAATACCAAAAAAAACATTGAGCTCTACAAAGAGGCCAACACGATCGTCTGCGACTGCGCCGGCTGCAGCGATGTCCTCAAAAAGGCCGCCTCATATCTGGCTGACGATGCCGAATGGGCGGAACGGGGCAAGGTTTTCAGCCAAAAGGTCGTTTCACTGAGCGAGTATTTGGCGAAAATAGGCTACACGCCTCCGAAGAAGGTCGCGGAAAAGATAACCTATCAGGACCCTTGCCGCTTAGGCAGAAACCAGGGCATCAAAAAAGCGCCCCGGGATCTTCTGAAAGCCGCCGGCGACTATGTGGAGATGCCTGGCTCTGACACTTGCTGCGGCGGTTCCTGCTTCTTCCCGTCAGATTATCCGGAAGCCGCCGATGCCTTGGCCGCTAAAAAGCAAGCCAGCATCGAAAAAACCGGAGCTTCCATTGTGGCCACCGAATGTCATCGCTGTCTCGGCCGGCTCAAAAAAGTCGCAGCCAAAAGCGGCGGCAAATTCCGGGCCGTGCATATCAGTGAATTATTGTAA
- a CDS encoding FAD-binding oxidoreductase codes for MIASAIVRNIRDIVGAEYVLDSDLDRFGYSYDASFVPLFPANLPDLVVRPLTTGQVSQVMKLANEHNIPVTPRGAASGRTGGSIPLQGGISLSLERMNKVIELDEKNMMITVEAGVLTGDIYNLCARKGLFYPPDPASYKFSTIGGNIAEDAGGMRAVKYGVTHNFVMGLEVVLADGTVIHTGGKSIKNVTGYNLTQLFTGSEGTLGVVTKAILRLIPMPKYRNTLQLIFSSLDGACATIHQMLQSGVVPASAELMDRTCLNAISRNRKMEFPEKAEACIVTEVDGAEEYEIKKQAEQIEAIARKNDVIELRVAKTAQEADEIWAIRRALSPAVGALAPDRVSEDISVPRNEFPEIVRQIRQIAGKYNLAFAVYGHAGDGNLHPSILCDMSDPEQAPRVHAAVEEIFAATLALGGTLSGEHGIGITKQHYIKDALSEAGVNTLKAVKQSLDPKGILNPGKMW; via the coding sequence ATGATCGCATCTGCAATTGTCCGGAATATCCGTGACATTGTCGGCGCCGAATATGTTCTCGATTCAGATCTGGACCGTTTCGGCTATTCCTACGATGCGTCCTTTGTGCCTCTGTTTCCGGCTAATTTGCCGGATCTGGTGGTACGGCCGCTCACTACCGGGCAGGTATCCCAGGTGATGAAACTGGCGAATGAACACAACATACCCGTTACTCCCCGGGGAGCGGCCAGCGGACGTACCGGCGGCTCTATCCCGCTGCAAGGAGGCATCTCCCTGTCCCTGGAGCGGATGAACAAAGTGATTGAGCTGGACGAAAAAAATATGATGATCACGGTGGAAGCCGGAGTACTGACCGGTGACATATACAACCTGTGTGCCCGGAAAGGGCTCTTCTACCCGCCGGACCCGGCCAGTTACAAGTTCTCGACCATTGGCGGCAATATCGCCGAAGATGCCGGCGGCATGAGAGCCGTAAAATATGGTGTTACCCACAACTTTGTCATGGGTTTGGAGGTCGTGCTGGCCGACGGCACTGTCATCCACACCGGCGGCAAATCGATCAAAAATGTCACCGGCTATAATCTAACGCAGCTTTTCACCGGTTCGGAAGGAACTCTGGGCGTCGTGACCAAGGCAATTCTGCGGCTTATACCCATGCCGAAGTATCGCAATACGCTGCAGTTAATATTCTCTTCCCTGGACGGAGCCTGCGCCACCATCCATCAAATGCTGCAATCCGGCGTCGTACCTGCTTCCGCCGAACTGATGGACCGCACCTGCCTGAACGCCATTTCCCGCAACCGCAAAATGGAATTTCCTGAAAAGGCGGAGGCTTGTATTGTGACCGAGGTGGACGGCGCCGAAGAATATGAAATCAAAAAACAGGCCGAGCAAATTGAAGCCATCGCCCGCAAAAATGATGTCATTGAGCTGCGCGTCGCCAAGACAGCCCAGGAGGCTGATGAAATTTGGGCGATTCGTCGCGCCCTGAGCCCTGCAGTAGGCGCTCTGGCGCCTGATCGGGTCAGTGAAGATATCTCGGTCCCCCGCAACGAGTTTCCGGAGATCGTACGACAAATCCGCCAGATCGCCGGCAAATACAATCTTGCTTTTGCCGTATACGGACACGCGGGAGACGGTAACCTGCACCCTTCCATTCTCTGCGATATGTCCGATCCGGAACAGGCGCCCCGCGTACATGCCGCGGTGGAAGAAATATTTGCCGCCACTTTGGCGCTGGGCGGCACTCTATCCGGTGAACACGGCATCGGCATCACCAAACAGCATTATATAAAAGATGCCCTGAGCGAAGCAGGTGTCAACACTCTGAAAGCGGTTAAACAATCGCTGGACCCTAAAGGGATACTCAACCCAGGGAAAATGTGGTAA